The sequence GCCCTCAAGGTCCTGCTCCCTTCGAGACCCCAGACCACCTCCTCTGTTGCAGTTGCGGCAGACCTTCTTATCCGGTTGAAACGTTGCTTAATCCCGCGGCACCCATTGTCGCGCAGGTGTTCGAGCTAATGCGGGACCAGGTGTGGTACAGGCCGCACATCGGTGTATACATCAAGCTCATCACCATGCTCGGCAAGTGCAAGCAGCCGGAGAAGGCGCACGAGCTGTTCCAGGCGATGATCGACGAGGGCTGCGCCCCCAACCTCGAGTCCTACACCGCCCTCGTGTCCGCGTACAGCAGGAGCGGTCGCTTCCGTGAGGCGTTTGAATTGCTGGATCGGATGAAGGACACCCCTGGTTGCCGGCCGGATGTGCAGACGTACTCTATTCTCATCAAATCCTGCTTGCACGCCTATGATTTTGAGAAGGTGAAGAGTTTGATGGTGGATATGGCGCGTGCGGGTATCCGCCCCAATACAGTCACGTACAATACATTGATTGATGCGTATGGGAAAGCAGGAAAGTAAGTGATAGCAACAACCTGTGCTTTTTATTTATAATCTAAACGTGTAACAACAAGCTAGTTTAGTTAATGctgctttgtttttcaggtttgCTGAGATGGAATCAACTCTTCTGAAAATGTTGTCACAAAATTGCAAGCCTGATGTATGGACAATGAATTCTACTCTTAGAGCTTTTGGCAGCAGTGGTCAGATTGAAACTATGGAGAGCTGCTATGAAAAGTTCCAGGCCTCTGGTATCTCCCCAAACATTAAGACCTACAATATTTTACTCGACTCATATGGTAAAGctaaaatgtatgagaagatgGGAGCTGTGATGGAGTACATGCAGAAGTATTACTACTCCTGGACAATAGTCACATACAACGTAGTTATTGATGCATTTGGAAGGGCAGGAGACCTAGAACAGATGGAATATATATTTAGACTAATGAAATCCGAGCGCATAAAACCCAATTGTGTTACACTCTGTTCACTGGTTAGAGCATATGGAAGGGCTGAGGAAGTTAAGAAAATAAAGACAGTATTGAGAATTGTTGAGAATTCAGACATAACATTGGATATTGTGTTCTTCAACTGTTTGGTGGATGCATATGGGAGGGTGGGTTGCTTGGCAGAGATGTGGGATGTTCTTGATTTAATGAAGGAGCATCGATGCAAACCAGACAAAGTGACTTGCACCACAATGATCAAATGGTTTCTTGTCAAAGGGATTGATGATCGTCGTGTTCAGTATCTACGTGATCTTAAAGATGGGCGAGTTACAGATGATACATAGGTGTGAATACAGAAGGTGCTCATTGAAGTAGTGGCTTTTATCTGCAATTTTCAAGGAAGTGGAATCAATCTTACAGAGCCTTGGTTTACATAGATGCATTTATCTCACCTGCCCTCCGCATCATGAGTTACTGAATGCTACTGAATCAAACATTCCTCTGATATCATGAATTGTTGTCTTGAATGCTACTGAATCAAACATTCTTATTATATGCCCCATGATGGCGATTGTTTACAAGGAGCACATGAAAATTCAGTTTTACAATTTCAGTAGCAGAGCTATCTGGGAACATCTTAGCACAGCTAAGCTACTAATGGTACTGGGTGGGGCATGCCATCAATGAAAAGTTTctggagaagatagaagaaaattttgGTGATAGAAGAATAATGGACATGTTTTAGAAGCAAGGGGGACGATGCTGGTGAAACTGGTTAGATTCTGATATGCTGTTGTGACTTGATGTGTTGATGCAACTGTACATGACTTGTAATGTTGACTGGTGCAAAGATGTTTTTAGTGTTTCATCTTTCAATTCTAGGAAATTACATTACTCTAAGTGATCCTTTGGTCACCTAACATTGTTGCTATCATGACTTGTAATAATGGACATCTTAGCACAGCTAAGCTACTAATGGTACTGGGTGGGGCATGCCATCAATGAAAAGTTTctggagaagatagaagaaaattttgGTGATATAAGAATAATGGACATGTTTTAGAAGCAAGGGGGACGATGCTGGTGAAACTGGTTAGATTCTGATATGCTGTTGTGACTTGATGTGTTGATGCAACTGTACATGACTTGTAATATTGACTGGTGCAAAGATGTTTTTAGTGTTTCATCTTTCAATTCTAGGAAATTACATTACTCTAAGTGATCCTTTGGTCACCTAACATTGTTGCTATCATTGTCATGCATAGAAACTAGAAAGAGAATACGGATGGTCCAAGGAATTCTTCTGAAAGGGGATTCTCCTTGACCCTGTTACAACAATAAAAAAAAGACTCGATCAAGGGGAGAGACGTCCCCTCGACATAGTCCTTAAGGTAGGGACCCCCCGAACCTCAATAGCCAGCAGGAACCTCACGCGCGCACGCTTCGTGGCGGCCGCGGACCCATCTGCACGGTTACTATATTTTTGGAGGGGGGCACACGACCATGCAGCACCCAGGCTTCGAGCCTGGGCAGGGAGGCGCTGCAGCAGGCGGCCTCAACCATCGCGCCACAGGCGCGTCTGCACCCTGTTACAACAATGGCTTCAAAGGTgctgtctggatcggcctttctTTGGTTTGAATAAGGGACTAATTATTTTGATGTCCTAAATAAATCAACCACACTTTTAATGGTTATGATCCAATTAGTAACTGTTCAATTAATACAGCTCTAGCATAGGAAAATTTCTTGGCGTTATGGAGTTTCCAGCATCATAGATGATCTCCTAATGCTCTCTTCCCATGGTGTTGGGTTCCATATATGTGAACTAAAATGATCCTGATGGAGTTGTTCATAACCTCTATCACATGgggaatttaaaaaaattcacaGATGTGACACTGTGAAGCTTTTGTAGCGAGTTGTTTGTAATGAAATTATGTTCCTTGTTTTCACTCGTTATTTAAAATTGTAGTTATGGAAACTGCTACAGATTTACGCAAGGAAGTTCAAATCCAACTGCAAGTAAAAGGTGGGTTGTTGTAACACCTCGGGTGTTAATTACCTTTCATTTAAGCTAATTATGGTCATTAAGGTTTAAATCGACGGAACAAATCACCAAGAAAAATTTTCTAACAATCTTTGGCTGGCTCAGccggaccggtccgaccggtcagagcgaccggtcagactggttgaaCCGGTTGAAATGGGGCTAAGTGGCCCCACATCATTTAAACTAcactctctccactctcactTACTCTCACTCTTTCCCGTCGCCCcagctctctctcactctctcccgtgctctctctcaccccaaaccctagagacTCAAAACCCTCCCTCTACCCTTGATCCAAGGCCCAAGGGAGCTTCAATTGGGTGGTGAATCATCTATCCCGCGTGCCCCTTCCCTGGGCGGCTTGGGTTCAAGCTCTTGGTGCAAGGAAGAGCTCACCCCCAAGGTAAataagctagggtttggcaagTCCCTTGTTCTAGTTGGTTTAAATCGATTTCCTCCGGTCAATCATCTTTATTTACATTTCTAAGCTAGAGCCTAGATAGGTTTGTGCAGTGGGGTCAAGTTCTTGTGGGGGGGGCTCATTCTAGGTGTTTTAGCTTGTGTTTACTCGATCTCTTGTTCTAGATGGCTATAAGCGATTCCCTTTGGTCAAACACATCCATTTGCATCCCAGATTTAGAGCCTAGATGGGTTTTGaaattggtgggtgattttcgccgcgccaaggaTTCTAGCTTTTGGTCTGAgttggaccagtctgaccggtcggagggaccggtttgaccggtgtgGCAGTGGCTGAGAGGGGTTAAATCAGGGTTTGTTGGTGCAATTAGTTAGAAATTAAATTGGTTAttggttacttgtaatttttgtaaatcatgcatgcattatctcatatcatatgcatatgcgcATGTGTAGCaatcgcggcggaggaggttgtatacgaggtggttgcggatcCACAGGAGccacaggggcaagccccgcagcaggaggatcgtgaggagccggcccaaggcccaattcaccctagcactgagcagcagacgcaagtcaagccccggtgcacatcctattattttaaattatgacacctatatacgtaactattacttgtgcattaggtttaggaattgtttggaaccctagttgcatgatccctaggattccctgagttatactattatgtataggacgatagaagtgctataCTTAATGGTtttccggtagaagacgagtgatctcttgcactcgcgagatatatgatgtttagaagtcgagtaatttccggttactcgcgagatatgagATATAAATATATTCTAGTACATGAGATGTTGAATTTAACATGGAATAAA comes from Panicum virgatum strain AP13 chromosome 4K, P.virgatum_v5, whole genome shotgun sequence and encodes:
- the LOC120702759 gene encoding pentatricopeptide repeat-containing protein At5g48730, chloroplastic-like gives rise to the protein MAAGPVAAPSSIAVPSARRHRALPPAAASAAAREPPRAWGAAGAEERARRGKEAEADDEEAERRRKEEVNRKIASRKALSVILRREATKAVLDKRKPGKGTRRLLPRTVLEALHDRVAALRWDSALKVFELMRDQVWYRPHIGVYIKLITMLGKCKQPEKAHELFQAMIDEGCAPNLESYTALVSAYSRSGRFREAFELLDRMKDTPGCRPDVQTYSILIKSCLHAYDFEKVKSLMVDMARAGIRPNTVTYNTLIDAYGKAGKFAEMESTLLKMLSQNCKPDVWTMNSTLRAFGSSGQIETMESCYEKFQASGISPNIKTYNILLDSYGKAKMYEKMGAVMEYMQKYYYSWTIVTYNVVIDAFGRAGDLEQMEYIFRLMKSERIKPNCVTLCSLVRAYGRAEEVKKIKTVLRIVENSDITLDIVFFNCLVDAYGRVGCLAEMWDVLDLMKEHRCKPDKVTCTTMIKWFLVKGIDDRRVQYLRDLKDGRVTDDT